A region from the Lentisphaera profundi genome encodes:
- a CDS encoding sulfatase, with amino-acid sequence MIIKLVTVSLALTSSLFASTPNILFIFSDDHATQAISAYGGRFAQVAPTPNLDRLADEGMLFKRCMVTNSICGPSRATILTGKYSHLNGFMVNEHTKFDGSQQTFPKLLQKAGYQTAVIGKWHLGSKPTGFDHWEILPGQGMYYNPDFDTPQGRTRVQGYCTEIVTDKALAWLETQRNKTKPFMLMMQHKAPHREWSPALKHLNAFDNITMPEPSSLFDDYKNRGHAARNQDMSIAVSMELGKDLKVREFDKKGQLAQRIHQRMTPEQVKVWDAAYEAKNQALLKAKPKGEDLIRWKYQRYVKDYLRCIKSVDESVGQVMDYLEESGLDKNTIVIYSSDQGFYLGEHGWFDKRFMYDESYRTPLLIKWPNHITPGSVNKDLVSNLDFAETFLDIAKQNIPKDMQGASLLPILEGKTPKDWRKTHYYHYYEFPGWHMVQRHEGAYDGRYKLMYFYDIDEWELYDLKSDPEEMTNQFSNPEYAPIVEAMKGELQALRIQHKVPKNQPKDVSKPNQKYITNHEAEVIK; translated from the coding sequence ATGATTATAAAACTAGTCACCGTAAGTCTCGCTTTAACTTCGTCTTTGTTCGCCAGTACGCCGAACATCCTCTTTATTTTTAGCGATGACCACGCCACTCAAGCCATTAGTGCTTATGGCGGGCGTTTTGCGCAAGTCGCGCCCACTCCGAACTTAGATCGCTTGGCAGATGAAGGCATGCTCTTTAAACGCTGCATGGTGACCAACTCAATCTGTGGACCAAGTCGTGCGACAATCTTAACTGGCAAGTATTCTCACCTAAATGGCTTCATGGTGAACGAGCATACTAAGTTTGATGGCTCACAACAAACATTCCCTAAACTGCTACAAAAAGCTGGTTACCAAACTGCCGTCATCGGCAAATGGCATTTAGGTTCTAAACCCACCGGCTTTGATCATTGGGAAATCCTCCCAGGCCAAGGCATGTATTACAACCCCGATTTTGATACTCCTCAAGGTAGAACTAGAGTCCAAGGTTACTGCACAGAAATTGTAACTGACAAGGCTTTGGCATGGCTTGAAACTCAAAGAAACAAAACAAAACCTTTCATGTTAATGATGCAGCATAAAGCGCCTCATAGAGAGTGGTCTCCCGCTCTTAAACACCTCAATGCCTTCGACAACATTACAATGCCCGAGCCGAGTTCTCTATTTGACGACTATAAAAATCGCGGTCACGCAGCGAGAAATCAAGACATGTCCATAGCAGTCTCCATGGAACTTGGAAAGGATTTAAAAGTACGAGAGTTCGATAAGAAGGGTCAACTTGCGCAACGAATTCACCAGCGCATGACTCCTGAACAAGTCAAAGTTTGGGATGCCGCTTACGAAGCAAAGAATCAAGCACTTCTTAAGGCAAAACCAAAAGGTGAAGATCTTATTCGTTGGAAGTACCAACGCTACGTCAAAGATTATTTGCGCTGTATCAAATCAGTAGATGAATCAGTCGGTCAAGTCATGGACTACTTAGAAGAATCTGGACTCGATAAAAATACCATCGTCATTTACTCTTCTGATCAAGGTTTTTATCTTGGCGAACATGGCTGGTTTGATAAGCGTTTCATGTATGACGAATCCTATCGCACCCCTTTACTCATAAAATGGCCCAACCATATTACTCCCGGCAGCGTAAATAAGGACTTAGTATCGAACCTTGACTTTGCCGAAACATTTTTGGATATTGCCAAACAAAATATTCCGAAAGATATGCAAGGCGCCTCACTCCTACCAATACTTGAAGGCAAGACGCCTAAGGACTGGAGAAAAACTCATTATTATCACTATTATGAATTTCCTGGGTGGCACATGGTTCAACGTCACGAAGGTGCCTATGACGGGCGCTATAAACTCATGTACTTTTATGATATTGATGAATGGGAGCTCTATGACCTAAAATCTGATCCCGAAGAAATGACTAACCAATTTTCTAATCCAGAATACGCCCCTATTGTCGAAGCTATGAAGGGTGAATTACAGGCACTACGAATTCAACACAAGGTCCCCAAAAATCAGCCCAAAGATGTTTCAAAGCCCAATCAAAAATATATCACTAATCACGAAGCTGAAGTCATTAAGTAA
- a CDS encoding PVC-type heme-binding CxxCH protein: MLKWSNKFLLLSSLLIANGLSAASKSPADYEKAEAQKMNSFSMPDGFKARLWADRSQITNPMAIAFDSKGRLLVTEIHRWRFGVDDIRHRPYMLLEDIMIQSSADRLAMYKKHYDKHPESHYTDKQDMIKILEDTNGDGRADSAKVYADGFNDILDGPGLGIIERDGKVYYTNIPHLWMLEDSNGDGLSDKRTSIQDGFGIRMSYSGHDMHGLVWGPDGKLYWSIGDRGFSFTTKEGKKFHGPNEGAVFRCDPDGSNVEVFYDRLRNPQELVFDDFGNLFTADNDSDKGDLERINYLVEGGDSGWHAGHQNLLAFASKLKFRSYDYAGKKTLNSAWKTERLYFANETNQPAYVMPTIGQIVGGPSGFLFNPSNSLGPKFDNKFFVNIFKGGSPKTRISMFDVEPAGAGFKMENLEDFFTGSNLVDMDFGPDGKMYISEYNNGGYLNRDEGNIFTLEVPGQTDKPEIKENEKLLTSDFSQNSSEKLYQLLAWDHQQVRLRAQFELAKRADAAELFTKAAKNPAAPQLQRVHGLWGLGMLANKNISAIKILKNLLLNDADYQIRIQAARVLGDHRDKSALLDLSKALKDKHPRVAMYAGIGLGRIADDSVISAIIDAQRENDAKDRFLQHGLMMGLAGMKSSSSYAKYAKDSSAAVRMIVLLAMRKNLDPGIQVFLSDNDPQVRYEAIRAINDRLIDGGAQKKLASLLVDLKKPSDLVDELMHIRVINANYYLGDEAAAKRLLQYSLEKDLPESMIQEAIAALQAWDDKAPLDNSTGLPREYTTERQDISKVLNAYLGELFKQSQGKVLAQISRLANKYNFPITSDILLSQINNNKLIDEIRLGALDTLNQRKEISSNLVLKLFKDKSEAIRLKALTLLNELDPTKAQVQAATISQKGSAAERQLAYNLMAVNSANDSILLKQLDLALNGKGDREALLEILDSARSKKSSDFQTKFKAYEAKMATGQNTDKFAYAIQGGDIDKGRDVFFNHGAAQCLRCHKVKGYGADVGPDLTLMGKMYDRRYLLESIVDPGAAVAPGYGITSVTTDDGKVHSGTYMGENKALVKVKGADGKVIAHKRKHIKTMMAPVSPMPPMHMLLQPKELRDLVAYLKSLDKPLKKKKKDKSAH; the protein is encoded by the coding sequence ATGTTAAAATGGTCAAATAAATTCCTGCTGCTCTCATCTTTGCTTATTGCGAATGGGCTCAGTGCAGCAAGTAAAAGTCCTGCAGATTACGAGAAAGCTGAAGCACAAAAAATGAATAGCTTCTCTATGCCCGATGGCTTTAAAGCGCGCCTCTGGGCAGACAGATCTCAGATCACTAACCCCATGGCAATTGCCTTTGATTCTAAGGGCCGATTATTAGTGACCGAAATTCATCGCTGGCGCTTTGGGGTGGATGACATTCGTCATCGCCCTTATATGCTCTTGGAGGACATCATGATTCAATCAAGTGCAGATCGTTTGGCCATGTACAAAAAGCATTACGATAAGCACCCAGAATCGCATTACACTGACAAGCAGGATATGATCAAAATACTAGAAGACACTAATGGTGACGGACGTGCGGATAGCGCAAAAGTTTATGCCGATGGTTTTAACGATATTCTCGATGGTCCTGGATTAGGTATCATTGAACGCGACGGAAAAGTTTACTATACCAACATTCCACATCTCTGGATGCTCGAAGATAGTAATGGCGATGGACTGTCTGACAAACGAACTTCTATACAAGATGGCTTTGGCATACGTATGAGTTATTCAGGCCATGATATGCATGGTTTGGTTTGGGGACCCGATGGTAAGCTCTATTGGTCCATTGGTGATCGCGGTTTTAGCTTCACCACTAAGGAAGGCAAAAAGTTCCATGGCCCAAATGAAGGCGCCGTTTTTCGCTGTGATCCCGATGGTTCAAATGTAGAAGTATTTTATGATCGTTTGCGCAATCCACAAGAATTAGTCTTTGATGATTTTGGTAATTTATTTACGGCGGATAATGATTCCGACAAAGGTGATTTGGAGCGTATTAATTACCTCGTCGAGGGTGGTGATTCAGGCTGGCATGCAGGCCATCAAAACCTCTTGGCCTTCGCCTCCAAACTCAAGTTTCGCTCCTATGATTACGCGGGAAAGAAAACACTTAATAGTGCGTGGAAAACAGAGCGTCTTTATTTCGCCAATGAAACAAATCAACCCGCCTATGTCATGCCTACCATTGGTCAAATCGTGGGTGGTCCATCAGGTTTCTTGTTCAATCCATCCAATTCCTTAGGCCCAAAATTTGACAATAAATTCTTCGTTAATATTTTTAAGGGTGGCTCACCAAAAACACGTATCTCCATGTTTGATGTGGAACCCGCGGGCGCAGGTTTTAAAATGGAAAATCTCGAGGATTTTTTTACTGGTTCAAACTTGGTTGATATGGATTTTGGACCCGATGGCAAAATGTACATATCCGAATATAACAATGGTGGTTATTTAAATAGAGATGAGGGTAACATTTTTACTCTCGAAGTCCCTGGCCAAACTGATAAGCCCGAAATTAAAGAAAATGAAAAATTGCTCACCAGTGATTTCAGTCAAAATTCCAGCGAAAAACTCTATCAACTCTTAGCTTGGGATCATCAACAAGTTCGCCTGAGAGCACAATTTGAATTAGCTAAAAGAGCAGACGCAGCCGAGCTATTTACGAAGGCCGCAAAAAATCCTGCCGCTCCGCAACTACAAAGAGTTCATGGCCTTTGGGGCTTAGGTATGCTGGCCAATAAAAACATCTCTGCAATTAAAATTTTAAAAAACTTATTACTTAATGACGCAGACTATCAAATTCGTATTCAGGCGGCTCGTGTTTTAGGCGATCACCGCGACAAGTCAGCTCTACTAGATTTGAGCAAAGCACTAAAAGACAAACATCCTCGCGTTGCCATGTACGCAGGCATTGGCCTAGGAAGAATTGCAGATGACTCTGTCATCTCCGCAATCATTGATGCTCAGCGTGAAAATGATGCCAAAGATCGCTTCCTTCAGCACGGCCTGATGATGGGACTCGCTGGAATGAAGAGTTCCTCTAGCTATGCGAAGTACGCAAAAGACTCTTCTGCAGCAGTCCGTATGATTGTTTTATTGGCCATGAGAAAAAATCTTGACCCAGGGATCCAGGTCTTTTTATCCGATAATGATCCGCAAGTTCGTTACGAAGCTATTCGCGCCATCAATGACCGCCTCATTGACGGTGGAGCTCAAAAGAAATTAGCCTCACTTTTAGTAGATCTAAAAAAACCTAGTGACCTCGTCGATGAATTAATGCACATACGCGTCATCAATGCCAATTATTATTTAGGCGATGAAGCCGCGGCAAAACGCTTACTCCAGTATTCACTAGAAAAAGACTTACCAGAATCAATGATTCAGGAAGCTATTGCAGCGCTTCAAGCGTGGGATGACAAAGCACCCCTAGATAACTCAACTGGCTTGCCTCGTGAATACACTACAGAGCGCCAAGACATTTCAAAAGTATTGAATGCATATTTAGGCGAGCTATTTAAACAATCACAAGGCAAAGTACTGGCTCAAATCAGTCGCTTAGCCAATAAGTATAATTTTCCCATAACATCAGATATCTTACTGAGTCAAATCAATAATAATAAGCTCATCGATGAAATTCGCTTGGGAGCTTTAGACACTTTAAACCAACGTAAAGAAATCAGCTCTAATTTAGTTCTCAAACTCTTCAAAGATAAGAGTGAAGCCATAAGGCTCAAAGCCCTAACACTGCTCAATGAGCTCGATCCCACAAAGGCTCAAGTACAAGCTGCGACAATCAGTCAAAAAGGAAGTGCTGCCGAGCGTCAATTAGCTTACAATCTCATGGCTGTAAACTCCGCAAATGACTCCATCTTACTCAAACAATTGGATTTAGCCCTCAATGGCAAGGGTGATCGTGAAGCACTACTAGAGATTTTAGATTCAGCGCGCAGTAAAAAATCATCAGATTTCCAGACTAAATTTAAAGCTTATGAAGCAAAAATGGCCACAGGCCAAAACACCGACAAGTTTGCCTATGCTATCCAAGGTGGGGACATTGACAAAGGTCGCGATGTATTTTTTAATCATGGTGCCGCTCAATGCTTGCGCTGTCACAAAGTTAAGGGTTATGGCGCCGATGTTGGTCCCGATTTAACTTTAATGGGCAAGATGTATGATCGACGCTATTTGTTAGAATCCATTGTGGATCCAGGTGCGGCAGTTGCCCCAGGCTATGGCATCACCAGTGTCACAACTGATGATGGCAAAGTTCACAGTGGAACTTACATGGGTGAAAATAAAGCTCTTGTGAAAGTTAAAGGTGCCGATGGTAAAGTTATCGCTCACAAACGCAAACACATTAAAACGATGATGGCTCCAGTGTCTCCCATGCCACCTATGCACATGCTACTTCAGCCAAAAGAATTACGCGATCTAGTCGCCTATTTAAAAAGTTTGGATAAGCCCCTTAAAAAGAAAAAGAAAGATAAATCGGCTCACTAA
- a CDS encoding type II secretion system protein yields the protein MKKQNFSLIELLVVIAIIGILSSLVLPELSEARQKARASVCKNKLKQISTASFIYADDNDNYAPLNDSFASEWWPKKLSQGGIYQKSLLLLTMLILVPINAPWEKNLIAIGPIIILKTIASVSSMMAEPLTQPIPSLVHMVTQRLFTWTPGT from the coding sequence ATGAAAAAACAGAATTTTAGTTTAATAGAACTACTCGTCGTCATCGCCATAATCGGTATCCTATCGAGCTTAGTTCTTCCTGAACTTAGCGAAGCAAGACAGAAGGCGAGAGCAAGTGTATGTAAAAATAAACTCAAGCAAATATCTACGGCATCATTTATCTATGCGGATGACAATGATAACTATGCACCACTGAATGATTCTTTCGCAAGCGAATGGTGGCCTAAAAAACTCTCTCAAGGGGGTATCTACCAGAAATCACTGCTGCTACTAACAATGCTAATACTAGTCCCTATAAATGCCCCATGGGAAAAGAACTTGATAGCTATTGGACCAATAATTATTCTCAAAACTATCGCCTCGGTCTCATCGATGATGGCGGAACCACTTACACAGCCTATCCCATCTCTAGTACACATGGTAACACAACGGCTTTTTACATGGACTCCTGGGACTTGA
- a CDS encoding H-X9-DG-CTERM domain-containing protein, whose translation MDSWDLKNTLFKYNLVETKVYDTVSEQAIARHNSKANIVYLDGHVSVLTGSQLLIIGTEANTTEFWIP comes from the coding sequence ATGGACTCCTGGGACTTGAAAAACACGCTATTCAAATACAACCTTGTTGAAACTAAAGTCTACGATACCGTCTCGGAGCAAGCCATTGCTCGCCATAACAGCAAAGCCAATATCGTTTACCTTGACGGTCACGTCAGTGTACTCACCGGCAGTCAACTACTCATCATTGGTACTGAAGCTAATACCACTGAATTCTGGATTCCTTAA
- a CDS encoding type II secretion system protein → MKKKFTLIELLVSIAIIGILTSFLLPILGKSRKQARFTLCQSKIRQIGIATFAYSMDNNNYASYNNSHSTYYWTERLSTQSYLPEISASNSNVNSSPYKCPEGVELDTYYTSNYSQNFRLGLTSESGTAYDQYVLTSTHASSTVLHMDSFMTNTTLWKGNLTENKVFNADPEARVGRHLQKANTSFIDGHIEALNGTYLIQISTEASTTDFWVP, encoded by the coding sequence ATGAAAAAGAAATTCACTCTAATCGAATTACTAGTCTCAATTGCTATTATAGGCATACTAACAAGCTTTTTATTACCTATCTTAGGGAAGTCGCGTAAACAAGCACGATTCACTCTTTGTCAAAGTAAAATCAGGCAAATTGGCATAGCCACTTTTGCCTATTCAATGGACAATAACAACTACGCAAGCTATAACAATTCACACTCTACTTATTATTGGACCGAACGACTTTCAACTCAATCATACCTACCTGAAATCTCTGCAAGTAATAGCAATGTTAATTCTAGCCCATACAAATGTCCAGAGGGCGTCGAGCTCGACACATATTACACAAGTAATTACTCACAAAATTTTCGCCTTGGATTAACAAGTGAAAGTGGCACAGCATATGATCAATACGTCCTCACTAGTACGCATGCCTCCTCAACAGTCCTACATATGGATTCCTTCATGACCAACACCACTTTATGGAAAGGCAATCTTACAGAAAATAAAGTTTTTAACGCTGATCCTGAAGCAAGAGTCGGGCGTCATTTACAAAAAGCCAATACTTCATTTATTGATGGCCACATCGAAGCACTTAACGGTACTTATCTCATACAAATTTCGACAGAGGCTTCAACAACTGATTTTTGGGTTCCTTAA